The Candidatus Methylomirabilota bacterium genome has a window encoding:
- a CDS encoding class I SAM-dependent methyltransferase: MDQKPDRQRIQDFARKLFGHYTSGILTLLVQVGHKTGLFEASAKGPGTSQEIADRAGLNERYVREWLAAMATGGVVEYDAASGVFTLPPEHAACLTGTSSRNLAAASQNLPMLSKRLPRIIESFSKGGGVSYSEYSPDFTEAMDASWRLLYDGLLIKGFLPAAKGLPERLKEGIRVADVGCGTGHAVNLMAREYPASSFLGYDLGEDAIVRARAETHEMGLTNTAFEVLDVAQLKSEPKFDLITSFDAIHDQRDPATVLRRIAGALAPEGVYLMVEPKASSKLEENIGNPFAPYIYGMSVLHCMTVSLAAGGAGLGTAWGEQLARRMLGEAGFTTVEVVDAPGPQNSIYICRL; this comes from the coding sequence GTGGACCAGAAACCCGATCGCCAGCGGATCCAGGATTTCGCCCGCAAGCTCTTCGGCCACTACACGAGCGGAATCCTCACCTTGCTCGTCCAGGTCGGACACAAGACCGGGCTCTTCGAGGCATCCGCGAAGGGACCAGGGACCAGCCAGGAGATCGCCGACCGCGCGGGGCTCAACGAGCGCTATGTCCGCGAGTGGCTGGCCGCCATGGCCACCGGCGGTGTCGTCGAATACGATGCGGCCTCCGGAGTCTTCACGCTCCCACCCGAGCACGCGGCCTGCCTGACCGGGACGTCGAGCCGCAATCTGGCCGCGGCCAGCCAGAACCTGCCCATGCTTAGCAAGCGTCTCCCCCGGATCATCGAGTCTTTCAGCAAAGGCGGCGGAGTTTCTTATTCGGAATACAGTCCCGATTTCACGGAGGCCATGGACGCCTCCTGGCGCCTGCTCTATGATGGCCTCCTCATCAAGGGCTTCCTGCCTGCCGCCAAGGGCTTGCCCGAGCGGTTGAAAGAGGGAATTCGCGTGGCGGACGTCGGCTGCGGCACGGGCCATGCGGTGAACTTGATGGCCCGGGAGTACCCGGCATCATCCTTCCTCGGCTATGACCTGGGAGAAGACGCGATCGTCAGGGCCCGAGCCGAGACGCACGAGATGGGGCTGACGAACACAGCCTTCGAGGTGCTCGACGTCGCGCAGCTGAAGTCCGAGCCCAAGTTCGACCTGATCACGTCCTTCGACGCCATCCACGATCAGCGTGACCCCGCGACCGTGCTCCGTCGGATCGCGGGCGCCCTGGCGCCGGAGGGCGTCTATCTCATGGTGGAGCCCAAGGCCTCGAGCAAGCTCGAGGAGAATATCGGCAACCCGTTCGCGCCGTACATCTACGGCATGAGCGTGCTCCATTGCATGACGGTCTCGCTGGCCGCCGGCGGCGCCGGTCTCGGTACGGCGTGGGGCGAGCAGTTAGCCCGCCGCATGCTCGGCGAAGCGGGCTTCACCACGGTCGAGGTGGTCGATGCCCCAGGCCCCCAGAACAGCATCTACATCTGCCGTCTGTAG
- a CDS encoding YbaB/EbfC family nucleoid-associated protein — translation MKGFGNIMKEAQKLQQQMEALQQEVAKKKVDATAGGGMVTVECNGKQELLSIKIDREVINPEDSQMLEDLVLAACNEALRKSKEMVQAEMGKLTAGLKIPGMGM, via the coding sequence GTGAAAGGGTTCGGCAACATCATGAAAGAGGCGCAGAAGCTGCAGCAGCAGATGGAGGCGCTGCAGCAGGAGGTGGCCAAGAAGAAGGTCGACGCGACGGCGGGCGGGGGCATGGTCACCGTGGAGTGCAATGGCAAGCAGGAGCTCCTCTCGATCAAGATCGACCGCGAGGTCATCAATCCCGAGGATTCCCAGATGCTCGAGGATCTGGTCCTCGCCGCGTGCAACGAGGCGCTGCGGAAGTCGAAGGAGATGGTCCAGGCCGAGATGGGCAAGCTCACCGCTGGTCTCAAAATCCCCGGCATGGGGATGTAA
- a CDS encoding ABC transporter substrate-binding protein — translation MIIRATLAAALALGLLAAPLAAPAQQSSGKTARIGVLVRVSTPFDAFREGLRELGYIEGQNIAIEYRSADGKDERLPGLAAELVRLKVDVIVAVSPPATEAARLATSTIPIVFPVSGDPVAEGFVASLARPGGNLTGLATIGPELVGKQLELLKAVVPKVSRVAVLQNPSQQVQRQAEDAARVLGVQLQVLKARTSSEIEAAFASMRSQRAGAVLVMRDALFFAQQTQIVALAAKSRLPAVYGFREQAEAGGLMAYGASTPQLFRRAATYVNKILKGAKPADLPVEQPTKFELVINLKTAKTLGLTIPPSLLGQADQVIQ, via the coding sequence ATGATCATACGCGCTACGCTCGCAGCCGCGCTCGCCCTCGGCCTCCTCGCCGCGCCGCTCGCCGCCCCGGCCCAGCAATCGTCCGGGAAGACCGCCCGAATCGGGGTTTTGGTGCGCGTGTCTACTCCGTTCGACGCATTCCGGGAAGGGCTGCGCGAGCTCGGCTACATCGAGGGTCAGAACATCGCGATCGAATATCGGTCTGCCGACGGAAAGGATGAGCGGCTGCCTGGGCTCGCCGCCGAGCTCGTGCGCCTGAAGGTGGACGTCATCGTCGCTGTATCCCCGCCCGCTACTGAAGCAGCCAGGCTGGCGACCAGCACGATCCCTATTGTCTTCCCCGTCTCAGGCGACCCTGTTGCCGAGGGCTTCGTCGCCAGCCTTGCCCGGCCCGGCGGCAACCTCACCGGGCTAGCCACGATTGGCCCGGAGCTGGTGGGAAAGCAGTTGGAGCTGCTAAAGGCGGTCGTCCCTAAGGTCTCCCGGGTGGCCGTGCTCCAGAACCCGAGCCAACAGGTCCAGCGGCAGGCGGAGGATGCGGCCCGGGTCCTCGGGGTGCAGCTTCAAGTCCTGAAAGCGCGCACCTCTTCCGAGATCGAGGCGGCGTTTGCGTCGATGCGCAGCCAGCGCGCGGGGGCCGTCCTCGTCATGCGGGACGCGCTGTTCTTTGCGCAGCAAACCCAGATCGTGGCCCTCGCCGCCAAGAGCCGGCTCCCCGCAGTGTATGGGTTCCGGGAGCAGGCGGAGGCTGGCGGCCTCATGGCCTATGGAGCAAGCACTCCCCAGTTGTTCCGGCGCGCCGCCACCTACGTGAACAAGATTCTCAAGGGCGCCAAGCCCGCCGACCTTCCCGTGGAGCAGCCCACCAAGTTCGAGCTGGTGATCAACCTCAAGACCGCCAAGACACTCGGGCTGACGATCCCGCCATCACTGCTGGGGCAGGCGGACCAAGTCATTCAATA
- a CDS encoding ABC transporter substrate-binding protein codes for MKVTHAALAVTLALGLLATPLAAEAQPAGRVWRIGLLDYGSSDPARLAWWRAFQDRLRELGYVEGQNVVFHPRWGNGQVSRLQGLVTELVAAKVDILVTAGNPASLAAKQGTSSIPIVTANGPDPVELGLVASLGRPGGNVTGMTSISSELSAKRLGLLKELIPQVSRVAALWDSAARGSALAVRDTEVAARSLGIALQSVAVRPDPRDYDAAFVAMKRDGARAVVVVQSSAFFSSYQRIADLALRHRLPSAGGSKEYAEAGGLLSYGADFPDLFRRAAVYVDKILKGAKPGDLPVEQASKFELVINLKTAKALGLTIPPSLLRQADQLIE; via the coding sequence ATGAAGGTCACACACGCCGCGCTCGCGGTCACCCTTGCCCTCGGCCTCCTCGCCACGCCGCTCGCTGCCGAGGCGCAGCCGGCGGGGAGGGTCTGGCGGATAGGCCTGTTGGATTACGGCTCGTCTGACCCTGCCCGACTTGCCTGGTGGAGGGCCTTTCAGGACCGATTACGCGAGCTGGGGTACGTGGAAGGACAGAATGTCGTCTTTCACCCGCGATGGGGAAACGGACAGGTGAGCCGACTTCAGGGCCTGGTCACCGAACTTGTTGCCGCCAAGGTTGACATATTAGTGACAGCGGGCAACCCCGCATCGCTCGCGGCCAAGCAGGGAACAAGCTCTATTCCCATCGTGACCGCGAACGGTCCTGATCCCGTCGAGCTCGGGCTCGTGGCGAGCTTGGGGCGGCCGGGCGGAAATGTCACGGGTATGACGTCGATATCCAGCGAGTTGTCCGCGAAGCGACTGGGACTGCTCAAAGAGTTGATCCCCCAGGTGTCCCGAGTGGCCGCCCTCTGGGATTCTGCCGCTCGCGGGTCGGCGCTCGCTGTACGGGACACCGAGGTTGCGGCTCGGTCACTGGGAATCGCGCTACAAAGTGTCGCCGTGCGCCCCGATCCCAGAGACTACGATGCCGCATTCGTGGCCATGAAGCGCGACGGCGCCAGGGCGGTCGTCGTGGTGCAAAGCTCGGCTTTTTTTTCGAGTTACCAACGGATTGCCGATCTCGCCCTCAGACACCGCCTGCCCAGTGCCGGCGGATCGAAGGAGTACGCGGAGGCTGGTGGACTCCTCAGTTATGGCGCGGACTTCCCGGATCTCTTCCGGCGCGCCGCCGTCTATGTGGACAAGATCCTCAAAGGCGCCAAGCCGGGCGATCTCCCGGTCGAGCAAGCCAGCAAGTTCGAGTTGGTCATCAACCTGAAGACCGCGAAGGCGCTCGGCCTGACGATCCCGCCGTCGCTGCTGCGGCAGGCGGATCAGCTTATCGAATGA
- the dnaX gene encoding DNA polymerase III subunit gamma/tau: MTYQVLARKWRPQVFAGVVGQDAVTRTLLNALASGRVAHAYLFTGPRGVGKTTTARLLAKALACTARTGPEACGACPACLDFVSGALVDVMEIDAASNTSVDDIRTLRENVKYAPARGRFKVYIVDEVHMLSGPAFNAFLKTLEEPPAHVVFVLATTDPRKIPATVLSRCQRFDFRPISPEQLTGTLTEILTKEGVRFDAAALPLLVRAAEGSLRDALSLLDTAIAYGGGELDEASVARLLGASSPVHVRAFLGALLAADGAAALEAIDRAARDGEDLGWLCREVIEAARRALVIKVAPEGKFADLTPAEQAAIREMAEPVSQDELVYLLRAFMDADAEMRRSPHPRVELEIAAVRAARRPRPEAIESLIAKIDEAASRLRSAPAGPGRPVVAQPSLLDTAARTTPPVSGSSAPAPPTAESRPPRRQDPAPEPASEGDLGRGWTRAVEEILKKKALLGSVVQHAVPQRLEGGVLTVGLIASAFHREMLGERANREIITQAVQLHIPGVRRVEIASEGDVPSGAVNHPAVQAAVATFQGEVVAVRPRVPEEGEAQ; the protein is encoded by the coding sequence GTGACGTATCAGGTGTTGGCGCGGAAGTGGCGGCCGCAGGTTTTCGCGGGGGTGGTGGGGCAGGATGCGGTGACGCGGACGTTGCTGAATGCGCTGGCGTCGGGGCGGGTGGCGCACGCGTATCTGTTCACGGGGCCGCGGGGGGTGGGGAAGACCACCACGGCGCGGCTGCTTGCCAAGGCGCTGGCGTGCACGGCTCGCACGGGGCCCGAGGCCTGCGGCGCCTGTCCCGCCTGCCTAGATTTCGTCTCGGGGGCGCTGGTGGACGTGATGGAGATCGACGCCGCGTCCAACACCAGCGTGGACGATATCCGCACGCTCCGCGAGAACGTCAAGTACGCTCCGGCCCGCGGCCGCTTCAAGGTCTATATCGTGGACGAGGTCCACATGCTCTCGGGCCCGGCCTTCAATGCCTTCTTGAAGACGCTCGAGGAGCCGCCCGCGCACGTGGTCTTCGTGCTCGCGACCACGGATCCGCGAAAGATCCCGGCCACGGTGCTCTCGCGCTGCCAGCGCTTCGATTTCCGTCCCATTTCGCCCGAGCAATTGACGGGGACCCTGACCGAGATCCTGACCAAGGAGGGCGTCCGCTTCGATGCGGCGGCGCTGCCGCTCCTCGTGCGCGCCGCGGAGGGCAGCCTGCGTGACGCGCTCTCCCTGCTCGATACGGCCATCGCGTATGGCGGCGGGGAGCTCGACGAGGCGTCGGTGGCGCGGCTGCTCGGCGCCTCCTCACCCGTTCACGTTCGCGCCTTCTTGGGCGCGCTCCTGGCCGCGGACGGCGCGGCCGCGCTCGAGGCCATCGACCGGGCCGCGCGCGACGGAGAAGATCTCGGCTGGCTCTGCCGCGAAGTCATCGAAGCCGCGCGCCGGGCCCTCGTCATCAAGGTGGCCCCGGAGGGAAAGTTCGCCGACCTCACGCCGGCCGAGCAGGCGGCCATCCGCGAGATGGCCGAGCCCGTGAGTCAGGACGAGCTCGTCTATCTCCTGCGCGCCTTCATGGATGCCGATGCCGAGATGCGCCGCTCGCCCCATCCGCGGGTAGAGCTCGAGATTGCCGCCGTGCGGGCGGCGCGCCGTCCGCGTCCGGAGGCCATCGAGAGCCTCATCGCGAAGATCGACGAGGCCGCGAGCCGGCTGCGCTCCGCGCCGGCCGGGCCGGGGCGTCCGGTGGTGGCCCAGCCGAGTCTCCTCGATACGGCCGCGCGGACGACCCCGCCCGTGTCGGGCTCGAGTGCGCCCGCGCCGCCGACCGCGGAGTCCCGGCCGCCTCGACGACAAGATCCAGCGCCCGAGCCGGCCAGCGAAGGAGACCTCGGGCGCGGATGGACACGCGCCGTCGAGGAGATCCTGAAGAAGAAGGCCCTCCTGGGTTCGGTCGTCCAGCATGCCGTGCCTCAGCGGCTCGAAGGCGGCGTGCTCACGGTGGGACTGATCGCCAGCGCCTTCCACCGCGAGATGCTGGGCGAGCGCGCGAACCGCGAGATCATCACTCAGGCCGTCCAGCTGCATATTCCCGGGGTCCGGCGCGTGGAGATTGCCTCCGAGGGCGACGTGCCGAGCGGCGCCGTCAACCATCCGGCCGTGCAGGCGGCCGTGGCCACGTTCCAGGGCGAAGTGGTCGCGGTGCGTCCGCGCGTCCCGGAGGAAGGAGAAGCCCAGTGA
- the recR gene encoding recombination mediator RecR, whose translation MAYYPEPVARLIEALQRLPGIGPKTAQRLTFFLLKRPTDEVQTLAESLTQLKAQIVHCRVCFNVTEIDPCRICADIRRDGRILCVVEEPNDLMALERTGEFRGRYHVLLGALSPLDGIGPEDLKVRELLVRLETPGVEEIILATNPSVEGEATAIYLAKLLKPLGMRITRIARGLPVGGDLEYADEVTLSKALEGRREVS comes from the coding sequence ATGGCCTACTACCCCGAGCCGGTCGCTCGGCTCATCGAGGCGCTGCAACGGCTCCCTGGCATCGGCCCCAAGACCGCTCAGCGGCTGACCTTCTTTCTTCTCAAGCGTCCGACGGACGAGGTGCAGACGCTGGCCGAGTCGCTGACGCAGCTCAAGGCGCAGATCGTCCACTGCCGCGTCTGCTTCAATGTCACCGAGATAGACCCGTGCCGCATCTGCGCCGATATCCGACGAGACGGGCGCATCCTCTGCGTCGTGGAAGAGCCGAATGACCTCATGGCCCTCGAGCGCACGGGAGAGTTCCGAGGCCGCTATCACGTGCTGCTGGGCGCGCTCTCACCCCTCGATGGCATCGGGCCGGAAGACCTCAAGGTCCGCGAGCTGCTGGTCCGGCTCGAGACGCCCGGCGTCGAGGAGATCATCCTCGCCACCAACCCAAGCGTCGAAGGCGAGGCAACGGCAATCTACCTGGCCAAGCTCTTGAAACCGCTCGGCATGCGCATCACGCGCATCGCGCGAGGACTGCCCGTAGGTGGCGACCTCGAATACGCCGACGAGGTCACGCTGTCGAAAGCGCTGGAAGGCCGCCGCGAGGTGAGTTAG
- the tadA gene encoding tRNA adenosine(34) deaminase TadA, translated as METADAGDARHMDLALEEARRAGALDEVPVGAVVVLDGRVIGRGRNRMIADSDPTAHAEVVAIRAAAEAAGNYRLTGAALYTTIEPCAMCCGAALHARIGRLVYGAADPKSGAARTLYRLLEDARLNHQVEVVAGIRSDECGALLSEFFHKKRS; from the coding sequence GTGGAGACGGCGGACGCCGGGGATGCGCGGCACATGGACCTGGCCCTCGAGGAAGCCCGCCGCGCGGGGGCGCTCGACGAGGTGCCCGTAGGCGCCGTGGTGGTGCTGGACGGGCGTGTCATTGGGCGCGGACGCAATCGAATGATCGCCGACAGCGATCCCACCGCCCACGCCGAGGTGGTGGCTATCCGAGCGGCCGCGGAGGCGGCGGGAAATTATCGCCTCACGGGCGCGGCGCTCTATACGACGATAGAGCCGTGCGCGATGTGCTGCGGGGCGGCGCTCCACGCGCGGATCGGGCGGCTCGTCTACGGTGCCGCCGATCCCAAGAGCGGCGCCGCGCGCACGCTGTACCGGCTGCTCGAGGATGCGCGCCTGAACCATCAGGTGGAAGTGGTGGCGGGCATTCGAAGCGACGAATGCGGGGCACTGCTGAGCGAGTTCTTTCACAAGAAAAGATCCTGA